Proteins from a single region of Fusobacterium gonidiaformans ATCC 25563:
- the rpmD gene encoding 50S ribosomal protein L30, which produces MSKLRIELVKSMIGRKPNHIATLKSLGLKKMHDVVEHTMTPELKGKLAQVEYLLKIEEVQA; this is translated from the coding sequence GTAAGCTTAGAATAGAATTAGTGAAAAGCATGATCGGAAGAAAACCTAACCACATAGCTACATTAAAGTCGCTAGGGCTTAAGAAAATGCACGATGTGGTTGAACATACAATGACACCTGAGTTAAAAGGAAAATTAGCTCAAGTGGAATACTTATTAAAGATTGAGGAGGTGCAAGCATAA